One segment of Brassica napus cultivar Da-Ae chromosome C3, Da-Ae, whole genome shotgun sequence DNA contains the following:
- the LOC125584180 gene encoding uncharacterized protein LOC125584180, protein MVRKQFQQAKTGVEALKAMDANKYLKKVGLGRDDMFFWKQVGKALLCTYTIFGMAWLYNETSPLGWWTLKPRPKEERELAHLYERREFPYPGDTEAMEDFVAKGGMIGTAIGPKGVVESEGEGDNYQKEMEKKKFDKEAQKLWLRMRNEVMTELQEKGYDLE, encoded by the coding sequence GAGTAGAGGCATTGAAGGCAATGGATGCAAACAAGTACCTGAAGAAGGTTGGATTAGGGCGTGATGATATGTTCTTTTGGAAACAAGTGGGGAAAGCATTGCTATGCACCTACACAATCTTCGGCATGGCGTGGTTATACAACGAAACGTCTCCTTTAGGGTGGTGGACGCTGAAGCCGAGAccaaaggaggagagagagttgGCTCATTTGTATGAGCGGCGTGAGTTTCCTTATCCAGGTGATACAGAGGCCATGGAGGATTTTGTTGCAAAGGGAGGGATGATCGGGACGGCTATTGGGCCTAAAGGGGTTGTTGAGTCCGAAGGCGAAGGTGATAATTACcagaaagagatggagaagaagaagtttgaCAAAGAGGCTCAGAAACTGTGGCTGAGGATGAGGAATGAGGTTATGACTGAGCTTCAAGAGAAAGGGTATGATCTTGAGTAA